The Candidatus Neomarinimicrobiota bacterium DNA segment GAATTCACAACAAACATCCATATTTCATGAAAATTCAGTATCTTTTCAATGAACAGAAAACGGGAAAACAATGTTCACGCAAAAGAGAAACGGGATTTATTGTGGAAACATCCAGCTTTAGGAGAATATTCATCTCCAGTAATAGAGAATCGGATGGGATTAATGGGCAGATCTTTATTTGTGCTTACAAAGATGATCATTCGGCAAAAGTGATATCAGAACAATGATCCACTGCGAACTTAAGATTTGTGTGGGTTGCCGCATGTGCGAAGTTGCGTGTAGTGCGTTTCACTTTGATGGTGTCACCCGTGCTATGTCCCGAATTCGTGTTGCAAAGCTGGAAAATGTGGGTGTGGAGATGGCTATCGCCTGCCTCAGTTGCCAGGAAAAACCGTGCCTCGAGTGCCCCACATTGGCACTTACTGTAGGAGACAATGGAGAGATAATTCTGGATGGAGATTTATGTACGTCCTGTGAAATCTGTGTGGAGGAATGTCCAGTGGGT contains these protein-coding regions:
- a CDS encoding 4Fe-4S binding protein, with the protein product MIHCELKICVGCRMCEVACSAFHFDGVTRAMSRIRVAKLENVGVEMAIACLSCQEKPCLECPTLALTVGDNGEIILDGDLCTSCEICVEECPVG